From the Chitinivibrionia bacterium genome, one window contains:
- a CDS encoding flavodoxin family protein, which yields MKVLLVNGSPHLVGCTNRALREIEKELQIQGISSQVCQLGTELIAGCRGCSYCKSHPSCVVKDIVNEFSVLAKSADGFIFGSPVYYAGASGSITSFMDRLFYSAGGNLQYKPAAAIVSCRRGGATAAFDQLNKYFTINNMPIVSSQYWNMVHGNTPEEVEQDLEGLQTMRVLAQNMAWLLNCIEAGKKSGIEPPQKENVRQRTNFIR from the coding sequence ATGAAAGTTTTATTAGTTAACGGTAGCCCGCATTTGGTCGGTTGCACAAACAGAGCGCTTCGTGAAATTGAGAAAGAATTACAAATACAAGGGATTTCTTCCCAAGTTTGCCAGTTAGGAACAGAACTTATCGCCGGGTGTCGTGGTTGTTCATATTGCAAATCGCATCCTTCTTGTGTGGTTAAAGATATTGTAAATGAGTTTTCGGTTTTGGCAAAAAGCGCGGATGGTTTTATTTTCGGCTCTCCTGTATATTATGCGGGTGCAAGCGGCAGTATTACTTCATTTATGGACAGGCTTTTTTATTCTGCGGGCGGGAATTTGCAATATAAGCCCGCGGCGGCTATTGTGTCGTGCAGAAGAGGTGGAGCAACTGCCGCATTTGACCAACTAAACAAATATTTTACTATAAATAATATGCCGATTGTTTCGTCGCAATATTGGAATATGGTGCACGGAAATACGCCCGAAGAAGTCGAGCAAGATTTGGAAGGTTTGCAGACAATGCGGGTACTTGCTCAAAATATGGCGTGGCTTCTTAATTGTATTGAGGCGGGTAAAAAATCGGGGATTGAACCTCCGCAAAAAGAAAACGTTCGCCAAAGAACGAATTTTATTCGTTAA
- a CDS encoding S8 family serine peptidase, with the protein MKFLLPILIVIFLLSCSDEKEIGIEIPNQDNPYIPKQTDNFDPFFQHQWHLHSEQYFSINILGAWEITKGAGVRIAVLDDNIQRNHEDFEAIFVYNVVNGSNSIEPVRRNVYSHGTAVAGVVSARWNDVGTIGVAPESDMLFIGDPNFFSEDADVIRALDKAREWGAQVINCSWGGGLISESFESQMRSLYESGVVVVFATGNRGWNLDNQQRIDESELPWVIGVSASDRNGMRRRDSDFGSKLDIMAPGTSILILDLMGADGSNNSGGLANENYGISNGTSFAAPIVAGVAALMLAVNPTLTATQVRQIITETAQKTGGDEVMYDGNGFSLSHAYGLIDAERAVQRARDWGNGSSITRLFR; encoded by the coding sequence ATGAAATTTTTATTGCCGATTTTGATTGTAATATTTTTGCTTTCCTGCTCCGATGAAAAGGAAATCGGCATTGAAATACCAAACCAAGACAATCCATATATACCAAAACAAACAGATAATTTTGACCCGTTTTTTCAGCACCAATGGCACTTGCACAGCGAGCAGTATTTTTCGATAAATATACTTGGAGCTTGGGAAATCACTAAGGGAGCAGGTGTGCGCATTGCCGTTTTAGACGATAACATACAGAGAAATCACGAGGATTTTGAAGCAATTTTTGTTTACAATGTAGTTAACGGCAGTAATAGCATAGAGCCCGTAAGAAGAAACGTATATTCGCACGGAACCGCGGTAGCAGGTGTTGTTTCGGCGCGTTGGAACGATGTCGGCACAATAGGAGTTGCCCCCGAAAGCGATATGCTTTTTATCGGAGACCCGAACTTTTTTTCGGAAGACGCAGATGTAATAAGAGCGCTTGACAAAGCAAGAGAATGGGGTGCGCAGGTTATAAATTGCAGTTGGGGCGGCGGGCTTATAAGCGAGTCGTTTGAATCGCAAATGAGGTCGCTTTACGAAAGCGGAGTTGTCGTTGTCTTTGCCACAGGAAACAGAGGTTGGAATCTCGACAATCAGCAACGAATTGACGAATCCGAACTCCCGTGGGTAATAGGCGTTTCGGCAAGCGACAGAAACGGAATGCGCAGAAGAGATTCGGATTTCGGAAGCAAACTCGACATTATGGCTCCCGGCACATCAATACTTATTCTCGATTTAATGGGTGCAGACGGAAGCAATAACAGCGGCGGGCTTGCAAACGAAAATTATGGAATATCTAACGGAACATCGTTTGCGGCGCCGATTGTAGCTGGAGTTGCCGCCCTTATGCTCGCGGTAAATCCAACGCTGACGGCAACACAAGTCCGACAAATAATAACAGAAACCGCACAAAAAACAGGCGGTGATGAAGTAATGTATGACGGAAACGGATTTTCACTATCCCACGCATACGGATTGATTGACGCCGAAAGAGCCGTACAACGCGCGCGAGACTGGGGCAACGGCTCCTCTATTACACGATTATTCCGTTAA
- the thrC gene encoding threonine synthase gives MQYISTRGGMEPQNFSQILLGGLAPDGGLTIPENYPQFDKNKLSELAKLNYCDLAFEILREFADDIPQDDLRKIINNSYTPQIFCNSRESARAADITPITKIDNTLFIQELSNGPTLAFKDLAMQFLGNAFEYVLQKENAKLNILGATSGDTGSAAEYAMKGKKNVNVFMLSPAGKMSPFQRGQMYSLQDKNIHNIAVEAMFDGCQDLVKAVNNDKDFKEKYKIGAVNSINWGRIAAQIVYYFKGYFAVVEKIGEEIDFCVPSGNFGNVCAGHIARKMGLPIRRLIVATNENDVLNEFFKTGKYAPRSDKETFETSSPSMDISKASNLERFVFDLLERDKQKLKNLWETIENGGEFTLDNKIRKQMHEKYGFISSKSTHDDRMAAIRDAYFRYGLFIDTHTADAFTVAQRLRNSAIKTVIMETALAAKFEENVRYATSGKRPPVPKHLENLADLPQRVVKIEPNLQVLMKIIVENAI, from the coding sequence ATGCAATACATTTCGACTAGAGGCGGTATGGAGCCGCAAAATTTCTCGCAAATTCTCTTAGGCGGACTCGCTCCCGACGGTGGTTTGACCATTCCCGAAAATTATCCGCAGTTCGACAAAAACAAATTGTCCGAACTTGCAAAACTGAATTATTGCGACTTGGCATTTGAAATTTTACGCGAATTTGCCGACGATATTCCGCAAGACGACCTTCGCAAAATAATAAATAATTCTTATACTCCGCAAATATTCTGCAATTCAAGAGAAAGCGCACGCGCGGCTGATATTACACCGATTACCAAAATTGATAACACTCTGTTTATTCAGGAACTCTCAAACGGACCTACTCTTGCATTTAAGGACTTGGCAATGCAGTTTCTGGGCAACGCGTTTGAATATGTTCTGCAAAAAGAAAACGCAAAACTAAATATTCTGGGCGCAACTTCGGGTGATACGGGGAGTGCTGCGGAATACGCTATGAAAGGCAAGAAAAACGTGAATGTTTTTATGCTTTCGCCTGCGGGAAAAATGTCGCCGTTTCAACGTGGACAGATGTATTCTCTTCAAGATAAAAACATACATAACATCGCAGTAGAAGCAATGTTTGACGGTTGTCAGGATTTGGTAAAAGCGGTAAATAACGACAAAGACTTTAAGGAAAAATACAAAATCGGCGCAGTAAATTCAATAAACTGGGGAAGAATAGCCGCTCAAATCGTGTATTATTTTAAGGGATATTTTGCTGTTGTCGAGAAAATTGGCGAGGAGATAGATTTTTGTGTTCCCAGCGGAAATTTCGGCAATGTTTGCGCAGGACATATCGCAAGAAAGATGGGACTTCCCATACGCAGATTGATTGTCGCAACAAACGAAAACGACGTTTTAAACGAGTTTTTCAAAACAGGAAAATACGCGCCGCGTTCAGACAAAGAAACTTTCGAAACATCATCGCCGTCAATGGACATCAGCAAGGCGTCAAACCTCGAAAGATTTGTCTTTGATTTATTGGAACGCGATAAGCAAAAATTGAAAAATTTGTGGGAAACCATAGAAAACGGCGGCGAATTTACACTTGACAACAAAATAAGAAAACAAATGCACGAAAAATACGGATTTATATCTTCAAAAAGCACCCACGACGACCGAATGGCGGCTATTCGAGACGCTTATTTTCGCTATGGGCTTTTTATAGATACACACACGGCAGACGCTTTCACGGTGGCGCAAAGACTCAGAAACAGCGCAATAAAAACCGTAATTATGGAAACGGCTTTGGCGGCAAAATTTGAAGAAAATGTCAGATACGCAACAAGCGGAAAAAGACCGCCTGTCCCAAAGCATTTGGAAAATCTTGCCGATTTGCCTCAAAGAGTAGTAAAAATAGAGCCCAATTTACAAGTTTTAATGAAAATTATCGTGGAAAATGCGATATGA